The Primulina eburnea isolate SZY01 chromosome 12, ASM2296580v1, whole genome shotgun sequence genome includes the window CTCTGCTACTATTCGTCCTTGGTCTTCATCTGGTGATTTAAGACCTAAACAGGTACTCTTAAATTGTTAGCCttatgtattttttaaattttggtgGGTTTTGTGTTTGATTCTTTAAAAACTAGCCTGCGAGCCTCCCTGCCTTACTAAGGTGGGATTATTGGATAAAAGAGGAAAAGTCTATTCTGAAGCAATATAATTTTGCAGAAACTAATATTAAGATTGATTATTGACTATTGAccagaaataccactttgtaGCTTGTGGATAACATCAATGCTTTTAGCTTTTGGAGTATCAAAAGAAGGTGGTTTAATGCAATTAATTCTCTACATGAAACACTAAATCGTGGAAAATTTAGCTCATTCTAATCTACTCTTTTATTATGCAGTAAGCAAACTATTCATGTAATCTTATGGTAGCTAAGATCTTGTAATATATGGGGATGATATTAAATGAATCTATGCATCATGCACATGCTTTCACCGATCCGTTGTAAAGAACTGTCTAATATATGTGGGATGATAAAAAAGAATTTATCTCCTTTTAGTACTTTCTCTTGATATCGAGCACATTTTTGTTGCCATTTGGCCATTGCAAGCCCATAAGATATAACAAGGTAGtctggaaaaaataaaaaaaatgaacatCTTTGCTCCTTTTTATAAGACATTCCTATTTTGCGATAGTTGAGGAAAGTTCAAATATCCAGCATGGACATTAATGAAAATTGTTTGTATAGACACACTAAGTTTTTTGTGCTTTGATTTTCCGTGTTGAATTTGATAATGACGCATGTGCAATTTGGTAGGTGATGGACACTGTTTTTTGTTGGACTGAATAATATGTTTTGTGGCAATGCAGGTTGTAGGATTTTCCACCTTGCAACGAGCTTCAAGTTACATAGTTCCGATGCTCCTGATAGGCTTGAGAAATTGAAATATATGAGTTCATCAAATCTAAAATGACTTCCAAGGGTGGTGATAAACCATGCGTTAGATAACTTTACTATGGAATGTAGTTGTCATCTTTGTTGCTTGACACTTTCAAAATGAAGTTTACTTGTTCCCTCTGTTATATTTCTTGCCTTTCGATGTTATACTGCAACGCCAGAAGTCTGATAAAAGCATATTCTGCATTCGTCTTCACAGTAAACAGGTATGAGCATAAATTTAAAGTGCCTAAGCAAGCTTAACATGTCATCAATGGAGAGCAAACACGATTCAtgataatttatttatgtaattatCAATCTTTCCTCTTGCTAGTTTGGTTCTTACTTCTGATAACGTGGATAACAAATACTACAAGTGACAGAAGTATTGCCGATCCTGCTGCAACAATGGGTGTACACATTTTGCACCTTTTACTCCCCTGTTTTGGCACTCCCTCCTCTCCTCTTCCAGCTTCAGCTTCTTGAACCTCTTCTTCTTTGGTGTGTCTTTCACTTTctttatcttgaatttcttcatgTTCATTTTGAGCTTCATTTTTCACGTGCATTGTACCCAAATCAATTTTAGGCTCAATTCTTTCTCGTGTATCATCCTCTGTGTTCTCATTTTTCAATTCTTGTTTTGGCATATCAGTTTCCGCACACGGAACTTTACTTTGTTCTGATGGTAAACTGTTTGTTTCCTTGGTAACTACTTTCCCATGAAAGCCGTTTTCATGTACTTCATCTTGCTGACGATCTCCTCCTGCTTCTGATCCAAGAACCGATTTAGTTTCTTTTTTAGGCATCTCTTCTTGAGTTACTTCATTTTCTCCACTATCTTCTTGCTCCCCGGATTTTGTAATTTCATTGTTTTCTTGGTCTGATGTCTCGTTTTTTGCAACCTTTTCATCCCAAATCTGCAAATTCCCAGATCCTTCTCTACCCAGCTCAGCTACTTCTTTAACTTCCTCGACAGATATCCCCTGAATTCCCTTCACTTTCTTTGGCATGGAAATGGTTAAAGTTGATTCATCGTCATTATATTTGGCTTTAATCATGTCCAAATTCACATTTGCAGGAATTCTGAAAGCTTTCTTGAATGCCTTTGTCTCAGTATCCTTCTTATGCACTTTCCACCCCATAATCACGGTCTCTTTTACCTGCTTTTCACCGCTTACTGTGATGAGAGTCCCGTCCTCGTTTATGTCGATCTTTATGTTCCCTCGCCTGTAACCTGAAATTTTTtcaatcacagttcataacagCGGTGCAGGTAATCAATCATCTTTGCTCagatatatttttgaaaatgttgAGTTAGAGCTCGAATATTTACTTTTTTGGGTGGATTTTTGTATTTGTAATATAAAGAAAGTGAAAATTTTCCACAAAATTTATCATTTAAAGTTAAAATCTATGAATATGCAATTTGCAACTTTGAATCTCGCTTATAATAAGCTCCTGAAGCTCTTAGAAATCaagaaataaaatagtaaacaaAATGATGAAAGAACCGTGGAGATGTGAAGTGAGTATGAACATGGCTTCTGTTTCTCGGGACAAGAACAGAGGACCGGCGCGGTCGTTAGAGATATGAAAGTCGGAGGTGAATTCATCAGCAACTCTGGCAAGTTTGATCCCTAATTCCAGCTCCATTTTGGAATCGCATTAGTTGGGGACAAGGGCTATGTATTTTAACAGAACATAAAAAGAGTATATAGTAACAAGCAAAGAACTTATGCTTTGCTTTGATGAAGTTGCCAATGGAACTGTGAAAAAGCCAGTTGCTTTGATTACATGCTTCCATTGGTTCTGTCTTGGAGATAAGAAATTTCATTTATCAAATTTATTGTGTATCTTCACATATTAattttctaattttaaattttgtccAATTTCCTATCATAAGAAACTTGAACAAGAATTTTGATGAGCATTTCACAAAAAATACTcgtaaaatttcaattttattttttattgaatgaagGCATGCAGCTATCTTGTCATATGCTTGTTAGGCGGGCTTCCATTTTTTGAATGACAATTTAAAAGCTGGAAATGGAGTTGATGGCCCCAGAGGCTATACTAGAGTAAAATGCATTGTTGATTCTAGCCCACGAAAAACAACTTTTAGCATTTAAAGCGCTGTATTGTCGCTACACCTAGAGACGTCCTCTGCCCATCTTGGCCTCTCAAGTTTGTTCAGTAACTAGGTCTTCCACATGCCAGCCATGTTTCTTCTAGAAATCGAAAGGGTGTTGAATTTAGAGCTCAAATATTAAGATATTTGATTCTTTGTCTTTTCATTAATCGTCACGATCTTGCATACCGATGCAAGTGGTAGTTTATCTAGTTCAGAAAAAGTACGATATTAGAATTAAGACAACGGGGAGAATCATCACGCTAAGTAGTCAAATTCAAGAACTGAGATTAAAATAAGTCGAGCTCTGTTGGCATAAAAATTTAGTCAAAAAAGTTAAACGTGTAGGTAACGTAAAGCGGAGGATTGTTTTTTTATATGGctaaaaataagttttcttcgtcaattttaattcatttaatGCTGACAAATACAACTGGTTTTCAAAAACTGCCTGGAACTATTTACAGAAGGCTCCCAATATTTAATAATTCAGAGACTCTGTTCCAAATTTA containing:
- the LOC140808334 gene encoding uncharacterized protein, which gives rise to MELELGIKLARVADEFTSDFHISNDRAGPLFLSRETEAMFILTSHLHGYRRGNIKIDINEDGTLITVSGEKQVKETVIMGWKVHKKDTETKAFKKAFRIPANVNLDMIKAKYNDDESTLTISMPKKVKGIQGISVEEVKEVAELGREGSGNLQIWDEKVAKNETSDQENNEITKSGEQEDSGENEVTQEEMPKKETKSVLGSEAGGDRQQDEVHENGFHGKVVTKETNSLPSEQSKVPCAETDMPKQELKNENTEDDTRERIEPKIDLGTMHVKNEAQNEHEEIQDKESERHTKEEEVQEAEAGRGEEGVPKQGSKRCKMCTPIVAAGSAILLSLVVFVIHVIRSKNQTSKRKD